In Glycine max cultivar Williams 82 chromosome 10, Glycine_max_v4.0, whole genome shotgun sequence, the DNA window aataaaaaaaaaaagaaggtgcGAAGAAGGTGAAGGAGAATTTCGGGTGGAAGTATTTTTCGAAAGAATCACCCTTTATCTGGATATGCTTGTTTAGTTGGGCCTCAAGTTAGAGCCCAAGAAAACATCCATCTTCCACCAAACGACATCGTTTTAGTAGCTCTGAGGTTCTTTTCAAGTTCGAGCATCAACCTGAAAGGAAAACACCTTTGTGACTGCGTCTTTTCTCCAAACACCGCGCCTTCAGTGACGACGGCTCTGTAGCCGCCTGAGCCACCGCATTCACCGTCATCCACCGCTTTTGTTCAAATTCCTCTCACCTCTTCCTTCCGTTCACTACCCATTGCACCTGAAAGCACGAGGCTTGCTCGCAACACATTCGTATACCTCCTCCGTTTACTTAACGAAGGGTTTGAACCTTCGGAATCATAAGCGCACTGCGGGTGAATTCCTTTTTCCGTGTGTCCCGTTGAAGTTACGTTTGTTCGGTGGTTTTTTCGAATTCTCTGAACTCATGGCCGCATGGTCTTCTAGAAAGTTACTGAGAGACGTTCTTCTCAAAAGGGTAGTCTCGAATCAACTTCCCGGCGTCAGATGTTTTTCTTCTGCGCCAAAAAGTGCTCCTAAGATCGGTCACTATTCCAAGAAAGTGCGTATTCTCATcccttgtgtgtgtgtgtgtgtgtgtgtgtgtgtgtgtgtgtggcatTATGCATTGTCTTGTTGATTCGTTTTGAGGTTGGAAGATGCTCGTTTCATTTAACATGCTGCAATTTGCAAACGCAGGGCGCGTGTTGCGGAGTGTGATTTCGTGTGTTAATGGATTGAAAGATCTTAGAGAGAATTTCATGGAAACATATTTAGGAAAATATGGAATGTTTGCATTGTGTGATTAAGTTTGTAGCTTGCATGTGTATGTATGttgtaacttttatattttgtgtaGTTTACCTACATTGATTACTTTGAATTGCAGGGAAGGTTGTTGACAGGAGCCACCATAGGTCTACTTATAGCTGGTGGAGCTTATGTGAGTACTGTGGATGAAGCTACTTTCTGGTACTTCATTTGGGAGTTTGAATGTTGTATGCATTTTGTTTTGCTCCTCTAATTCTGTATTTGATGTGTTATAGTATTACTTGTTTTTCTtgtgaggaaaaagaaaaagactctTCTGTACTCTGATGATTTAACTCTGAGTCTGCTGTGgatgtatttataaaataaatacaattttttttaagtgatttcaCCAGAAAAAATGCTTGATGCCTTGATTTGAAAATGAATGATCCGGATTTTGAGTTATCTTTTTGCAGTGGATGGTTATTCTCGGCAACAAAACTTGTGAATCCCTTTTTTGCTTTGTTGGACCCTGAGTTTGCACACAACTTGGGTGTCTCGGCTGCAGCTCGTGGTTGGGTTCCAAGGGAGAAGAGGCCCGACCCATCAATCTTAGGGCTAGAAGTTTGGGGAAGAAAATTCTCCAACCCAGTAGGCCTTGCTGCAGGCTTTGATAAAAATGCTGAGGCTGTAGATGGTTTACTTGCTTTGGGCTTTGGCTTTGTGGAGGTAGGCTCTGTTACTCCTGTCCCCCAGGATGGCAATCCAAAACCTCGTATCTTCAGGTTGCGAAAAGAAGGGTAAGagattatattttgtttctttgttcTTCTGCTTCTGATGAACTGATTGAAtctgttttatattttctttttttgacttTTCTAATGACTTCTATTCACTGCAGAAGGTTGTTGATGCTAGAAGATGCTTTTTAAAAGTTTGCTTATGTTAGCTACATTGCTCTAAGACTGATGAATTTAATGTGCAGTGCTGTAATAAATAGATGTGGCTTTAATAGTGAGGGAATTGTTGCTGTTGCAAAGCGACTAGGTGCTCAGCATGGCAAGAGGAAACTTGATGAAACTTCAAGCGCTTCACCTTCTTCCAATAATGAGGTCAAACATGGTGGAAAAGCTGGCCCTGGCATTCTTGGTGTCAATCTTGGAAAGAACAAGACAAGTGAAGATGCTGCAGCAGATTATGTTCAAGGAGTTCATACATTGTCCCAATATGCTGATTACCTGGTAATTAGTCTTTTCTTATGTATGCCTTTTatagaaaaagaagggaaagaTAGACAACCTTGTATACTGTAACTTATCTTGGTATGACTGAGTGCAGATTATGAATAAACTGTACTCCTTTCATGCCTAAACTCTAACAAGCTgcttagttataaaaaaacccTATCATGCTTAGTAACTTTCTTCATGCTGTTAGATAGATGCAGTCAAGGTAGTCAGTGACCTTTCCTTTTTTGTTGGGTTTGGCATGTatgtcatgcattttttttaaatttttttttaaacagcaAAAAAGTGTTTGCAATCCCTCACTTTGCAAATTGTGTCTTGAGCTTGTTTGAACTCCATGATTAATAATGAACATTTACAGTTTGTGGTTTATCATCATTCATTATTCTGATTATGTGTAGTTGCATATAAATGATAACGAATTGAAAGATAAGTCTTCTGTACAAAATGTTGGATTACTAAGGAAAAGAAGTGTGGTGGCATATAATGACTAAAGAGATCAAAGTTTTATACCCAGGATCATTGTCTTTACTGCCTGCTTAAAATTCCTGGTCCCTGTCAAGGGATAAACTTCCCAAGGATCATAAGCTATTGCAATAAGGTCCATTGCTATTAAAGTAGGTTCCATTGAttgtttttatttggatttcACTAATATCCTTTTCTAGGTGATTAATGTTTCATCACCCAATACCCCTGGTTTGCGCATGCTTCAAGGAAGAAAGCAATTGAAGGATCTAGTGAAGAAGGTAGAACTTGAAACTAGAATGTGAAGCTTTCTCCATGTGTTTTTTGTGTTGCATACTTGGGAGATTGACTCTagcaaaattttcctttttgtgaAGGTTCAAGCTGCTCGTGATGAAATGCAATGGGGTGAGGAGGGCCCACCTCCATTGCTGGTAAAAATAGCTCCAGATTTGTCAAAAGAAGACCTTGAAGATATTGCTGCAGTAAGCATGTGCATGTTAATGTATTTCTCCTATATTTTCATAATCTCATATGCTCTATAACAGTTTCAGCTATAATTGTAGGTCGCCTTGGCTCTTCACTTGGATGGACTGGTATCCCTCTGCTTCATCACTAATTTCAAATTGTAGCCACTAGCCAGAACTTAAATCTTCTAATCGCACAATATTCACTTCTTTTGctctaattatttattgtttctaGATTATATCGAACACAACCATTTCAAGACCAGATCCTACCAGTAAAAATCCATTGGCTTCAGAAACTGGTGGCTTGAGTGGGAAGCCTCTCTTCAATCTCTCCACCAACATCTTGAAGGAGATGTATATCTTGACAAGGGTACGTCTGTTGGTTTTACTGTGTTGTTTGTAAATAGTACTGAGATAGAGGTGCATGCAATCCCATGTCTCTAATGCATGCCATTACTCTGGATCATGCAAGCAATATAGTATTTGTGGATGCTAATGTATTCACTTGTAAGCACTGAATTACAGCTGCCACATAGAAAATCCTCAGACCTGATCGAGTCTTGAAGTTCCTTTTgctgttaattatttttaattatagattaattattttcaatatttttaattatagattTACCATGTGTATAGTTGCACATAATTTGTGGTTACTTGGAGTAAAAGTTAGAGGCAACCACTTCATTCCTTGATGTGAAACTTAATAATATAACCTGCAAATACCGGTGAGGCTGTGACAAGCACTTGGATGCATTCTGTGTTGTACTGTATGCTATCTCATTGATTTCTTTTCCCTCTTTCCTATGCAGTTACAgttttttatttccctttttagCAGTCTTTCCAATGCACGTCAAAATCATTTGAACTCTTATATTTTGTTCTctaataccctttttatatttttgggaagaggggggggaggggggggagCTGTTTTTTGTTGTGCTTTACTTATATATGTTAGTCACACTTAACAATTTGGCCCTATCATTTCATGTATATTAGGGCAGGATTCCTTTGATTGGCTGTGGGGGCATTAGCAGGTAAAACTACATGTTCCTTCACTCATTCATTAGTTAGCTGATTACTAGTTATCTAcagtgtatttttttatgatttttaaaaaatgaattatacaataatttgtctgacctttttatattaatttagtgGGGAAGATGCATATAAGAAAATACGAGCTGGAGCAACTCTAGTTCAGCTCTATACCGCATTCGCTTATGGGGGACCTGCACTTATTCCTCAGATAAAGGTATGCACGAAAATTAGTGTGTATGCGCCAAAATTCTCGTGCACTTATTCCTCAGAATATGGTTGATGACTCAAATCACCTAGTGTGTGCACCAAAATTCTCATTCTTATTCTATTGGTTTCAGGCTGAATTAGCTGCATGCCTGGAAAGAGATGGTTTCAAATCCATTGTTGATGCAGTTGGTGCAGATTGTAGATGACTTTGGTCCAAATCAGAATCCCGTGCTGTAAGAACCATAATCTTATTTTAGGAGTAGTAATGTTCCGGTTTTGGCAATACTGAAAttgcaaaatcatttttttaagcttGCTTTAATTTATACCAGATTTTatcttaattgtttattttatttgggtTTCGCCACGTGTTCTGAATTGTAAAAGCAAGCCAAGGACTGCTGAGGCAACTCAAGCAGTGTTTATTTTGAGCAATTGTTTGAACAATAAATCGCGGCATCATAGAGAAATACTTGTGTTGGTTAAACCCATCAATAATCAAGCGGTTTTATCGCATGACAGTTTTATGTGATTATTTAATATACAATGATAAGGTATTGATTGTTGTTGATTGGAAAACCATAATTTACTTTTGCAGATTCACAATGGTAAGCCTTCATAGTATGTCTGCCTTTTATGTATGATGTCCGGACCGGTCGCTGATAGATTTGAGATCTGcttgtttattattaaaaattaagtattatttttatgcaGCTTTGTTAGAAACTATTTTAAATGTGTTACCAAATATGCATTAAGAATATGGAAAAAGCACTGAAGACTTaggttatttcttttaattataattattgcaacattttttaaacatatcttttaaaattaaaaaaataaactcaaacAAAGAGCATTTGATTAAAATATGCTTTATTGAGATCAATCTAAACAATTGACGTGTTTCCAAAATATCAGATAAGTCAAAGGCATGATTTTGGGCTCAGAAAAAAGGGCTTTTGATTAGCAGGTTCAAGCTTTGTTAGTATGGGGCCAGAGTAACAGTGCGAATAGCACGATGAGAACTGAGGAAGGGGGTAGATAATACATTGACCCAAAGAAGGGTACCTATATAAGTTTCGACCTAAAAAAAAGGGGACAATATCAGTGCATTGCATCTTAAGATTCTTAAGATTTGCCTGCCTTTATTTGAAAGGTCAAGAGGATGCTTTAAGGAGACGCTATCAGCAGCTCTCACTTCCACATTTACATTATCACTAAACCTCTAATCTAAATCAGACGGTAACAATTCAAATAGCCTTATCCTTCTTTGACTCCCTTCTCCACCCCGACGTTTCTTTGCAACAATCCTTGTTTGTCAAGTCCAATCATTgtcattataatattattgaaacAGCCCTTTTTTGCTTTTGGGCCACATTACTCTTATCATCATTCCACGTTTTACCTTTTTTCATATgttccttctattcttttccttttaaagTGACATTAAATAGTTAGTTATTCATTCTTTATAGTttggttcaattttgagtgtatTTGTTTAAGGACGTTCGCTAGCGTGCCAAAGTTACAAAAGTGTGGCAACCGTACCACAGTTTATATGAGCTGAAAGgtataatcatttaaaattcaatggttgggacttctttttttaattttctgaataTATAACATATGGTATTTAATTAGACATTACACGTGTAAATAGGAAGACATTAACTAACACACTAAAAATAACACCCTTGTTGTGGAGGAGTCCGTTTTCCTTGTGGTTCCATTGTAGTTGAACCCTCCCATCGTCTACGATTGTTTTGTTGAGCTTTTATTCCAACCTCCTATTTGCATAATAGAGTGAATACAACCGTGGTGGCGGTTGATTCAATGATCGATCATCGAGAGGTGGATACAATCGTGATGGTGGAGGTTATAGTGGCAGTAGCTATGATGGTAACAGAGACTGTGATTACAGTGACAGTGGTTCTCATGGCTCTCGTGGAGGTGATAGTGCTTATGGTGGCTGAAGAAACTAGGGTTTATGATAAGGCTtagtaattactaattagtaaTTGTAGGTGTTGTGGTTTGAGTTTGAGCATGTTTGTCATGGTTTCATGTTCATGTGGTTCTTGTTTTTGGAccaatgtatataaaaaaagttcaattttgTTACTGAAATGTGTTAGGTATATAAGTTCTCTTTGGGCATTTTTTCAAATTGTGCATAGTCGTTGTTCGTGACTATTTTCTGTTAGTGTCCCTGACCAACGAAGGTGATATCCCCGTTTGCTGGGTCGAAGAAAAATTCTAGAAacgaagaaaaataatttttggggGGTGGTAAGGAACCACTGATGATGAGAGGATTCAAGGATAGTGGGAACAAAAGGGTAGTGTTTAATGTTTCTTTTTCACTTGTAATATTATATAGGTAATTTCATCAATTGCTTATTCAGTAATGTATCccagaaaaagtaaaaagtcTCAGCTGTTgaatttttaatgttatatctAGATGGCTCATATAAACTTTGGCATGGTACCACACTTTCTTAATTGTGACACGCTAGCCAGCATCAGCATCTTGTTTAAGATATTGACGAGCTTTCAAATGATGTTTTGTTGAGCCATATGCGAGGAGAGTAAAAATTAGATGAGGAGGGgatgaattattttctttttcttctaaaatctTACTCTCAcacatatctttttttaaaagattttctttaatatataaatttaattatttaactcatAAGCTTATTTGtcatttgtcatttttattctcgcacttgttattttgtgaattgaagATTGCtcctataaaatattataagttttttttagtatattttgttatcactcacatttttcttgagaaattttttaagatgtcatctattttaaactttaaaataaataacttaatcatgaaattcttaggtttattaaaaaatatacttgtttTATTGATATAGGTaacactaataatttttttagattatttttaatcGTATAGTTCTATACCTACATGGCTTATATACCTCTCTCATTCATGTGTGTATAAGATTCATTTATATATCCTTCCATGAGAAGTTTGTCACTTCGTCGAAAGTTCATTGCTtatgtctcattttttttacattgacaaTCACTCTTTGTCCTCGTTAGCGTCTAATATGTCccgtattattttttttaagactcCTAAAAAACATGTAAGTAAGAAAAAAGATGCTACATATACGTGTGTTAGTTTGTAGGAAAATTATCTGTTCTGAAAGCGTACTACCATTTCATTATGCATTGTAATATTCTTAATCTAATTGAATTTTCTTTACCCAGaagtaatcttttaaaaaatatttttttatttcatatattaaaataatttcaatggaAAAGAATTgacaatttttaatattgtcATGTGATAGCAGAACTCATTTacctaaatttcataaatgtAGAGTGGTTGTACTTCGGCATCAGGAACTAGTCAATTAAAGACTATGTACACTGCATATTTTAAAGTAACATCCACGAAGATGATTATGCATTGTCACCACACATTGTAATTAAGCATAGGTTGTAGTTTGTTGGGGATAGCATAATATAAAATGCAGATTTTaacatgtatttttaaaaaatgcttacATAGCatataagaaaacaattttaatgtgACTTATCATCCAAGCCATTTTTGTGATCTATCTAGTTACTTTATTGATAATTGATAGAAACGTGGAAATAAGTTGTTTAGGCACCAAACAACAACATGGTGGAATCCTaccttaaaggaaaaaaaattaacgatGTAAGACTTAACAACAAACAAGTTATTGGTTAAATTTAGCATAAAATAACTACCAAGTCATGATATTTATcaattagtaaaaatatatttgtgaatTCTCATCTAACTAGTTACAGGGAAGTAAGTGAGGAACTAATAACTTTCCCCGTTATTATTACTCATTAGTACCCTTGATTGAGTCCCGAAGCCGCCACCTGCAAGGGTATTTTCGTCAATTCCCAAGCTCCAGCGAAAATATT includes these proteins:
- the LOC100800054 gene encoding dihydroorotate dehydrogenase (quinone), mitochondrial, with product MAAWSSRKLLRDVLLKRVVSNQLPGVRCFSSAPKSAPKIGHYSKKGRLLTGATIGLLIAGGAYVSTVDEATFCGWLFSATKLVNPFFALLDPEFAHNLGVSAAARGWVPREKRPDPSILGLEVWGRKFSNPVGLAAGFDKNAEAVDGLLALGFGFVEVGSVTPVPQDGNPKPRIFRLRKEGAVINRCGFNSEGIVAVAKRLGAQHGKRKLDETSSASPSSNNEVKHGGKAGPGILGVNLGKNKTSEDAAADYVQGVHTLSQYADYLVINVSSPNTPGLRMLQGRKQLKDLVKKVQAARDEMQWGEEGPPPLLVKIAPDLSKEDLEDIAAVALALHLDGLIISNTTISRPDPTSKNPLASETGGLSGKPLFNLSTNILKEMYILTRGRIPLIGCGGISSGEDAYKKIRAGATLVQLYTAFAYGGPALIPQIKAELAACLERDGFKSIVDAVGADCR